One segment of Bacillus alkalisoli DNA contains the following:
- a CDS encoding alpha/beta fold hydrolase produces the protein MHYKTIKHATSKEWIIFLHGFGGNASIFYKQLKPLRESYNLLLLDLPGHGKSPFIDGANLFEYASEQTVKVMDQLKIKSAHFIGISLGTIIMQEVAILAPERIKSMILGGATPKLKKWGEVLVKLSMLYPVRTILPHMVPYKVFARVLLPKKNHSNSRKAFVKEAYKLSKEAYISWIHSGLKCFKTYEQLMKTKNTIPKIYISGSEDHMFLDNTVNYVANEDNSIMEIIPNCGHVCNIEQSDVFNELCLNFLKKVQLNETSKAV, from the coding sequence CCATTTTTTATAAACAATTAAAACCACTAAGAGAATCTTATAATTTATTATTACTTGATTTACCTGGGCATGGAAAATCACCATTTATAGACGGTGCTAATCTATTTGAATATGCTTCAGAGCAAACCGTTAAAGTGATGGATCAACTTAAAATAAAGTCTGCCCATTTTATCGGCATATCTTTAGGAACAATTATCATGCAAGAGGTAGCTATACTTGCACCGGAAAGAATTAAATCGATGATACTTGGTGGTGCAACACCAAAGCTAAAAAAATGGGGAGAGGTTCTCGTTAAGCTTTCTATGCTTTATCCTGTACGAACTATTTTACCTCATATGGTGCCTTATAAAGTATTTGCTAGAGTTCTTTTACCTAAAAAAAATCACTCTAATTCTCGAAAAGCATTTGTGAAAGAAGCATATAAACTTTCAAAAGAAGCTTATATCAGTTGGATTCATTCAGGATTGAAATGCTTTAAGACCTATGAACAATTAATGAAAACGAAAAATACGATTCCAAAGATTTATATCTCTGGCTCGGAAGATCATATGTTTTTAGATAATACCGTAAATTATGTAGCAAATGAAGATAATTCCATTATGGAGATAATCCCTAATTGCGGACACGTTTGTAACATTGAACAAAGCGATGTCTTTAATGAACTTTGTCTAAACTTTTTAAAGAAGGTTCAATTAAATGAGACGAGTAAAGCAGTCTAG
- a CDS encoding sodium/glutamate symporter: protein MSANMIGFSFVVLGILLVLGKIIRVKTPLLQRLFLPSSIIAGIVALLVGPEVLGRIINPFIDESSFFYDGVFPLFILDVWRTLPGLFINIVFAALFLGKVVPNLKKIWLIAGPQVIMGQTVSWGQYVVGLLLVILVLTPFFGVNPLAGALIEISFVGGHGTAAGLSGTFQDLGYAEGADLAVGLATIGIISGVIIGIILINWGARTGRAKFVKNADSLSEEKQEAIVELEEREMAAKETKRTESIEPLAFHLGIVGVAIALGYVLLELLILLERVTWGAWTGTYLFPYVPLFPLAMFGGMLIQIYLDKTGKASYINREIVNRISGFSLDVLIVSALASLSLAVIGDNLAPFLILATAAIIWNVFAFVVLAPRMIPQYWFERGIGDLGQAMGMTATGLLLMKIADPENKSPALEGFGYKQLLFEPFVGGGLFTAASLPLIYQFGPVAILIFATIVMTIFLLVGLFYFGGGKPVQNKG from the coding sequence TTGAGTGCAAATATGATCGGTTTTAGTTTTGTCGTTTTAGGAATATTATTAGTTTTAGGAAAGATCATTCGTGTAAAAACACCACTTTTGCAAAGATTATTTTTACCTAGCTCTATTATTGCAGGTATAGTAGCTTTGCTAGTTGGACCAGAAGTTTTAGGAAGAATAATAAATCCTTTTATTGATGAAAGTTCGTTTTTTTATGATGGCGTTTTTCCTTTATTCATTTTAGATGTATGGCGGACTTTACCTGGTTTATTTATCAATATTGTTTTTGCTGCACTTTTCTTAGGGAAAGTTGTACCTAATTTGAAGAAAATATGGTTAATAGCTGGACCTCAAGTTATTATGGGACAAACCGTTTCTTGGGGACAATACGTTGTAGGGTTACTATTAGTAATTTTAGTTTTAACACCTTTTTTCGGGGTCAATCCGCTAGCTGGGGCTCTCATTGAAATTAGCTTCGTGGGCGGGCATGGAACAGCAGCAGGGTTATCAGGGACTTTTCAAGATTTAGGCTATGCAGAAGGTGCTGATCTTGCGGTAGGTTTAGCTACTATCGGTATTATTTCTGGTGTCATTATTGGCATTATCTTAATTAACTGGGGGGCAAGAACTGGTAGAGCTAAATTTGTAAAAAATGCTGATTCTCTTTCAGAAGAAAAACAAGAAGCAATAGTTGAACTAGAAGAGCGGGAAATGGCAGCAAAAGAAACGAAAAGGACCGAATCGATTGAACCGCTAGCTTTTCATTTAGGAATAGTTGGTGTTGCTATCGCTCTAGGATATGTGTTGCTTGAACTATTAATATTATTAGAGAGAGTAACATGGGGAGCTTGGACAGGAACATACCTCTTTCCGTACGTCCCACTTTTCCCACTTGCAATGTTTGGCGGAATGCTCATTCAGATTTACTTAGATAAGACTGGTAAAGCAAGCTACATTAATCGAGAAATTGTTAATCGAATTTCTGGATTTTCATTAGATGTTTTAATCGTTAGTGCTCTTGCTTCCCTTTCGTTAGCCGTAATAGGAGATAATCTTGCTCCGTTTCTCATTTTAGCAACTGCGGCAATTATTTGGAATGTTTTCGCTTTTGTTGTGCTAGCTCCACGAATGATTCCTCAATATTGGTTCGAACGTGGAATTGGAGACCTAGGGCAGGCGATGGGAATGACAGCTACTGGACTATTATTAATGAAAATTGCCGATCCTGAAAATAAGTCTCCTGCATTAGAAGGGTTCGGATATAAACAACTTTTGTTTGAGCCGTTTGTCGGCGGAGGGCTGTTTACCGCTGCATCATTGCCGCTAATTTATCAATTCGGACCAGTGGCCATTCTAATTTTCGCAACAATCGTTATGACAATTTTCTTACTAGTCGGTTTGTTTTACTTTGGTGGAGGCAAGCCAGTACAAAATAAAGGCTAG